In the Desulfosporosinus acidiphilus SJ4 genome, CGATAAGATGACAATTCTATCTGCTTGCACACCCTCTAGAGTCGCCGTGCCGCCCTTGCCCGGATCGACAAAAACCGTCCCCTTGACATGGACATTTTGCAATGTTTCGTTATCTGCATCGACAAGAATGTTTCCGTTTACTGCTTCATCTTTATAGGTTGCATCGGGAGTAGTCAATTCAACGGCCCCGTTGAGAATGACCGACTGATCGGGCTGAGCATATCCTAAACTTTGAACAGGCGAGTCCGACATTACAGATGTTCCTCCAAGAATTCCAGGATTCTTTAGAACTATGTCTGTCTGGATAAACCCTTTAGTACCGTCTGGAACGGCTTCTTTATTTGCCAGCACAATCGCACCGCCCAATTTAGCCGCCATAGGAGCACCTGTCAGCGAGTCTATGAGGCTTGTATCACTCCCATTAGCGAAGAACATGGTACCGCCGACTATAAGGTTTTCGAATTGTTTCAACACTTCTGTGTTTGTCTCAAATCGATCATTCCCACCGAGCCTCATGGCATTAGGAAGGGCATCCTTTACTGAGTCAGATACAACTGCCGTACCACCTATGACATAAGTCTTGGTTATTCCTGATGACTTAATGAAATCAGACACAACTGTCGGAACAGAATCTTTGTCAACCAATAGAATCGGGATACCTTTGGCTGCCGCGATTGGAGCAATTGAAATGGCATCGGCATTGGAATAAGAGTTTGTAACGACCATTTCTTGATAGGGTTTGATTTTTTGGATTTCCTTGGCGATATTTACGGCCGTTTCATAGCGATCGTTTCCACCCAGTCGAATGGATTGAATACCCGCTGCGGATAGGGAACTTTCCACTTTCGTCGAGATGACTGCTGTACCGCTAACCATATAAACCTTTGTTACTCCCAGTTTTTTCAATTCTGTCATTGTGGCAGAAGGGACAGAGTTTTGATCGGTAAGTAGGATTGGTCCATCAACAGCTTTAGCTAGACTTGACGAGGCGAGAGCGTCCACCATGTTCCTGTCTCCAGATGGCGCTAACACGGCTGTGCTTGCTGACTGCCAACCATAATCTGCAATCTCAACTGCTGTGTCATACCTGTCAAACCCTCCAAGACGTGTAAGAGTATTTACTAAGCTTTGGGTTGTCAGTACATTGTATGTAGGTTTTGCATTCCCCTCGCTTGCCATAACTACTGAAGGTGTTAATCCCGAAGCTACTGTGAGTGCAGTAATTGCTAGCGAAGCAACAAACCTATTAGAATAAAATCTTGACACCTAATTCCCTCCTCTTTTCTATATCTAGAGTTTTTCTCTAAATACCCCTCTTCACAAGCTAATATCTTACATTACATCTCAGATGATATTAGATTAATGCGACTTAGCTATGAATTTCTTATGAATTTCTTATGAATAAAGAAAATAATCTTTATCGTAATTGTTTGATCAAGGAAATAATTCAAAGATATTTCTTAATCCAAGAAGATGTCCATGTCTAATTTAAGAGAATGCTAAAGAATCGTTCTGCAAAAAGTGCTGAGGACTATCCTCAGCACTTTAGTTGATCATTTAAATTTATTCCCCCTTAATTTATCAACCAAAACTACAATTAACCTGCAATTAACCCTAGTTAGTTGCACAATGTCTGGATCCCCTCAATTCAGCAACGCTCTCTGAAAAATACTTTCTTGCTAATTATTGATGACCTTGTAACCAGCCTCATGAACGGACTTTGCCAGCAATGAGCTGTCTGCGTTTCCAATCACCACCGCTTGTTTGTGAGCTAAATCCACTTCTGCTTGAGTAACTCCAGGAACTTTCAATAACGCCTTCTCAACAGAACTCTTGCAGTGGCCACAAGTCATTCCCTCAATCTTTAATACAATCCCATCTTGAGGATTTAAGGTCTTTCCCTCAGAGTGGCTTTTATTCGAATGTCCACAACAACCAAACATATAATCCCTCCCTTTTATACTTGAATATGATCTTTAGGACTTTGACTTAACTAAGGCAATGACAAATCCCATCTAAGATTCACCTATTTCCAATGTTAGAAATTCATCATGTTGCTACCTATATTTACTGACCCACTTCCGTTCATCGTCGAGCTTCCAAAATTAGAATTCCCACTTCCGTTGGTCATCATGTTCCCTCCGGAATTGCTCATGAATTGATTCATCTTATCAATATTTTCTTGCCCAATTTGAGCCTTAACATTCGGATCTGAATTCATAAGATCTTGCATCGCCTTAACATCTCCCGTTTGCATTGCCTTTTGCATCCCCGCTGAATTATGGAGATTTTGCATGGCCGTTGAATTCATTAAAGCTTGATGTTGTCCTGGCGTAAAGGTTTGCTGCATGAATCCTTGCATTTGACCAACCCATCCACTGCCTTGTTGCTGAGTCGTTCCAGCTAGAGCTGGTAAAGCCATAAGCCCTACGGCTAACGTTGCGGTTCCGACGATTGCTGTAATTTTTTTACTAATTTTTTTCATTGTTTAATCCCCCTAATTTAATTTTTTATTTTTTTGCTTTGCTTCTTTTGATTTTGCTGATTTTCTATGTCCTTAGTCTATCTCTGCGATACGATCTTCTCATGAAAAAGTTGTGAATTTCTCATGAATAAAGGACCCAATTAAAAAATTAGTCGGCTCGCTTCAAAGGTGCAAACTACTAAGGGGACATTGTAGTATTCACTTTGGAAAACAACGGATTCGGGCAAAAGGTGTAAGCCCTACATGTTCTAAACATGATTCACCCCATATGAAGTCCCCGTTCTGAGCATCCAGAGCTCAGATTCAGCACTTCAATTACAATGTCTTATAATTTCAGGAGAGGATAATTTAAGAATACAAAACCCTGCAATTGACATCTGAATAAAATCCTCCTTTCTTTCTGTCACTTGCAAGGAACAATCTCAAATCTCTAGCATTCACCTTAGATATACTCCACAAGTATAAAATTCCATGAATGAGGACCAAATTGGTGATCACTTCACGTTAACCTATTCTCATCTGCAAGCATATACTTTCCAAAATGCAAAGGATGTGAAGCGAAATGGTGATCTCGCCAGATCTACCAAGCATACCCTTTATCATGAAAAACGGAGTAAAATACTTTGAACTAATCGCCCAACCCGTACAACGGGAGATTCTTCCAGGGCTCTACATCAACGCTTGGGGATATAATGGTAGTACTCCTGGACCAACCATCCATGTTCATACAGGAGACTATGTCAATATTCGTGTCTACAACAGGCTTCCCGAATCCACTAGCGTGCATTGGCATGGTTTAGATGTTCCAAACGTCATGGATGGCGCCCCTGGTATGACAAGTAGCCCTGAGATTGGACCCGGAAACTATTTCGATTATCAATTCCAGGTTACTAACCCTCCCGGTACTCACATGTATCACGCTCATATGGATGCGATGCGTCAAGAAATGATGGGTCTTCAAGGCGGGCTGATTATTTTAGAACCAAACGAACTAGGCAGGATTCATCGTGATTACTTCCTAATGTTTCAAGAGTTCCATGTCGACAAACAGCCCATGCGTGGATACACACCCGGCGTCTATGATCTCGATCCCCACAATATGGACTACAATTTTTTCACAATTAATGGGCGATGTTTTCCAAACACCAAGCCACTAGAAGTCTGTACAGGTGAGAATGTTCGCATTCGTTTGAGTAATGCCATGGAAACCGCCCACCCCATCCATCTCCACGGCCATCAATTCTATGTCACCGCTTCTGATGGAAACACAATTTCTCCCGGTCAACGACTATTGAAAAACAATATACTAGTCGCTTCAGGGGATACTTGGGATATTGAGTTCTTAGCCAACAACCCCGGTCAATGGCCTTTACACTGCCACATACCGCACCATATGACCAACAACATGTCCAAATCGGGAGGAGGGATGATGACAACCGTTCTTTATAGGTAATAATAACAAATGAAATGTTCGATACTTAAGAACAGCAAAAAATAAAAGGGGCAGTGACTCTCTAAGGAGCCTCTGCCCTTGTCTTGTTTCTGCTGGCAGTCTTTCTTTTACTTCACTTCAACTGTATTTAGTATCGGACCGTGCCAGTTTTCAAACCACACTTGGCCTGTATATCCATTAACGTCAAGTTCTGCATAATCTTTGCCATCTTTTTGAACCATATATTCATAGTACCCAAGGGCTAGTTCCGGTTGTCCAATCCAATATCCTTGACCCATTTCTGTAACGAACTCTTGAGCGCTCTTTGTGGCCTGATCCTCACTGACCGTGGCAGCTCCAGTGTTGCCCCAATTCATAGCTCCGCATTTGGTATTTCACATAATATTCGGACCCATTTCAGCGATAATTTGTCCTCCATTCTTAAATCATGACCTCATAGGCTTTGGCCCCTGTCTTAGCATCCTTGAACTCTGCTTCATACCCATTGGAAAACAACATCCTGGTTAAGTTTTTGCGTATAAGCTTTGGCAATAGCTACGGCCTGATCCGATGTCGCGACTTCACCGTTTGTAAGGTTAACACCCAGATTTGGGCGTTATAAATTCTGATCACTACAATGAAAGACAAAAAAATGACTGGGCTGCCTCTAATTCGTCAGCCCAGTCTAATTATTATGTAGCGCCCTTCGGCAAAATATGGCAAATCCAACAGTTAGGATTTACGGCTGTATGATCATGGCACGAAACACAGAATTGATCAGACGTTTTTAAGGCCGGATTATAATGACAGTTCAAGCACGTTTGAAGACTATTTTCGAATGACTTCCCTTGACTATTAATATAAACCGTTTTACCCTTGCGCACGGCTTCATCTCTCCATTGGTTCAACAGAATCATATGATTTGCCAACATCCAATTCGCAGGCTCGACACACTGCTTAACCGCTAATTTCTGGATAGCTGGAGTATTCAGATTTATGACAGGTCCTGTGCCTGATTTCCTTATATTATAGAGGAACGGTAAGCTAATTAAGACAACAAAGCCAACAAGCGACGCAATTATTTTCCACCATTTGTGAATTTCCTTTGCCCTCCTTTTTCGGTGTTTAGGATCACACTTTAAGCGATGCCTCTCTTTCGACACCCAAATTGGAAATTTGTGGTCACGTTTCTAAGATACTACCCTACGTATTATCTCTAACTATGAGTCTTATTATGTTGAATAAGTTCTCTAGGTACGATGGCTGAAAAAAAAGTTCTCACCCCTGTGCAGATACACACCCGGCGTCAATGGTCTTGATCTCTACAATATGGGCTAAAACTCTTACAATTAATCGTGCTGTTTTCTTTACACTACGCCAGTAGTGGTTTACTCTGGTTAAATGTTCACGTTCGTATGAGTAAGGCCATGGAAGCCAAATATCAGTCGTTTCTGGGGGAAAAACCTAGGATATTGAGTTAAAGAATAACGTAATCGCAACACAACACTGTGGGCAACAATAAATTAAAGGACTCTGACATTGATCTAAGGGGTTCAGTTCTGGAGTGGAAATTTAGTTTTAGCACTAGTTTTAGCAGAAAATCAGCATTAAATTAGCACAAACTAAAAGGCTAAATCCCTTGCAATTAGCGAGTTGCAGTTTAAAATAGCAGATTTTTAACATCGATTCAGCAGAGAATTAGCAGTGGAATTATTTATTTCTAGAAAGTATTTTTGCTAAAATTTTGCGATTCACAGTGCTAAAAATCTACTCTTTCTATGCTGAAATATTGCTAAAATCTACCTATTCATGTTTTCGCTTTCAAAGGACTCGGAGATGCTGGAAGTTTGTAAAAATAGGACATTATTTGTCTAAAGAGAAAAAACTATATCAATAGTCAAACTTTTTTCTGTATGTAGAAAAAAGTTTGACTATTGTAAGTATTTGGTATATACTCAGGTTATGAAACGAGGTGTTTAACGTGATTCAACGCCAAGAGTATCTAAATCAGCTTATCTCCGGACGCGAGAAGCAAATAATCAAGGTGGTAACCGGCGTTCGGCGCTGCGGAAAATCCACTCTATTTACCTTGTATATTGACTATCTAAAATCTACAGGCGTTTCCGAAGAGCAGATTGTTTCGATTAATCTTGAAGACGTCGAACATGAAGAACTATTGAATTACAAAGCGTTATACGACTACGTGAAGGAGCGTCTGTGCAAGGATAAAAATACTTATGTTTTTATTGATGAGGTGCAAAACTGTAAATCCTTTGAGAAGGCTGTAAACAGCCTTTTCATTAAACCAAATGTGGATGTCTATATTACCGGATCAAACGCTTACATGCTTTCAGGTGAGCTAGCGACGCTGCTTTCTGGACGCTACGTTACTATTGATATGCTTCCCTTGTCTTTTAAAGAGTATTGTGAATCCACTAGTAGTGCTGGAAAAACTATACGGGAAAACTTTAACGATTATCTA is a window encoding:
- a CDS encoding CopZ family metallochaperone; protein product: MFGCCGHSNKSHSEGKTLNPQDGIVLKIEGMTCGHCKSSVEKALLKVPGVTQAEVDLAHKQAVVIGNADSSLLAKSVHEAGYKVINN
- a CDS encoding multicopper oxidase family protein, whose protein sequence is MKNGVKYFELIAQPVQREILPGLYINAWGYNGSTPGPTIHVHTGDYVNIRVYNRLPESTSVHWHGLDVPNVMDGAPGMTSSPEIGPGNYFDYQFQVTNPPGTHMYHAHMDAMRQEMMGLQGGLIILEPNELGRIHRDYFLMFQEFHVDKQPMRGYTPGVYDLDPHNMDYNFFTINGRCFPNTKPLEVCTGENVRIRLSNAMETAHPIHLHGHQFYVTASDGNTISPGQRLLKNNILVASGDTWDIEFLANNPGQWPLHCHIPHHMTNNMSKSGGGMMTTVLYR
- the dsrJ gene encoding sulfate reduction electron transfer complex DsrMKJOP subunit DsrJ, which produces MHKWWKIIASLVGFVVLISLPFLYNIRKSGTGPVINLNTPAIQKLAVKQCVEPANWMLANHMILLNQWRDEAVRKGKTVYINSQGKSFENSLQTCLNCHYNPALKTSDQFCVSCHDHTAVNPNCWICHILPKGAT